The proteins below are encoded in one region of Paraburkholderia phenazinium:
- a CDS encoding phosphoserine transaminase translates to MNNAMNFSGGPGALPASVLRETRDAIEALPETGLSVLGMSHRSEWFRGVLDEAERNLRALLGIPAHYHVLFMQGGSSLQFSMLPMNFLRASGRHAEYIVSGYWSAKAPVEARLEGDTRVLWDGRADGYRRLPAAEELQLSQDAAYLHYVSNETVEGLEFTRAPGLPEVPLVCDMSSNLLAAPIDIERYAMIYAHAQKNLGPAGVTVVILRDEFAQRAITGLPTLLDYRTHIAARSVYNTPPVFAIYVLMLVTRWLRDEVGGVEAMAAINRAKADALYGALDAEPGFYRVHGERSCRSTMNVAFRLPTPELEAHFLEAARREGFHGLEGHRSIGGLRASLYNAVSLDAVTALSEWLGEFRRREG, encoded by the coding sequence ATGAATAACGCAATGAATTTTTCCGGGGGGCCAGGCGCCCTGCCGGCCTCAGTCCTGCGCGAGACGCGCGATGCCATCGAGGCGCTGCCGGAGACCGGTCTCTCGGTACTCGGCATGAGTCACCGCTCGGAATGGTTTCGCGGCGTGCTCGACGAAGCCGAGCGCAATCTGCGCGCGCTGCTCGGCATCCCGGCGCACTATCACGTGCTGTTCATGCAAGGCGGCAGCAGCCTGCAATTCTCGATGTTGCCGATGAATTTCCTGCGCGCAAGCGGCCGCCATGCCGAGTACATCGTGTCCGGTTACTGGAGCGCGAAGGCGCCGGTCGAAGCACGGCTCGAGGGCGATACGCGCGTGTTGTGGGATGGCCGCGCCGACGGTTATCGGCGCCTGCCTGCGGCCGAAGAACTGCAGCTCTCGCAAGACGCGGCCTACCTCCATTACGTGTCCAACGAGACCGTCGAAGGCCTCGAATTCACCCGCGCGCCAGGCTTGCCTGAAGTGCCGCTGGTGTGCGACATGTCATCCAACCTGCTGGCCGCGCCGATAGACATCGAGCGCTACGCGATGATCTATGCGCACGCGCAGAAGAACCTCGGGCCGGCTGGCGTGACGGTGGTGATCCTGCGCGACGAATTCGCCCAGCGTGCGATTACTGGCTTGCCCACCCTGCTCGACTACCGCACGCATATCGCAGCGCGTTCGGTCTACAACACGCCGCCCGTCTTCGCGATCTACGTGCTGATGCTGGTGACGCGCTGGCTGCGCGACGAAGTCGGCGGCGTGGAGGCGATGGCCGCGATCAACCGCGCCAAAGCGGACGCGCTGTACGGTGCGCTCGACGCGGAGCCTGGGTTCTATCGCGTGCATGGAGAACGGTCCTGCCGTTCGACGATGAATGTGGCGTTCCGCCTGCCCACGCCGGAGCTGGAGGCCCACTTCCTCGAAGCGGCGCGACGGGAAGGTTTTCACGGTCTCGAAGGTCACCGCTCGATCGGCGGCCTGCGCGCGTCGCTCTACAACGCCGTGTCGCTCGACGCGGTCACCGCGTTGTCGGAATGGCTCGGCGAGTTTCGCCGCCGCGAAGGTTAG
- a CDS encoding GntR family transcriptional regulator translates to MSTPSSATANGSKPEALAERIRAAILEHRLAPGAKLTEAQLCEVFGVKRGPIRQALALLATDHLVDLEPNRGAFVASPSLQEVHEVFEMRRIIELAVVEKICAGHGPRRLKNIGSMIGRERKAFETRDFSAWIRLSGEFHTELASLTGNTVLCNCLNGLVARSTLISALYESLGRSPCSFEDHEAILAALDAGDAKEAAALMSRHLQSVELKMLDRPARGAADLHEVFGARPVKTASS, encoded by the coding sequence ATGTCGACCCCATCCTCCGCCACTGCGAATGGTTCAAAACCCGAAGCGCTCGCCGAGCGTATTCGCGCTGCGATCCTCGAGCATCGACTCGCCCCTGGGGCCAAGCTGACAGAAGCGCAGTTGTGCGAAGTATTTGGCGTCAAACGCGGGCCGATCCGCCAGGCGCTCGCGTTGCTGGCGACCGATCACCTCGTCGATCTCGAGCCGAACCGCGGCGCTTTTGTCGCGAGTCCGTCGTTGCAGGAAGTGCACGAGGTGTTCGAGATGCGCCGCATTATCGAACTTGCCGTGGTGGAGAAGATCTGCGCCGGTCATGGCCCGCGCCGCCTGAAGAACATTGGCAGCATGATCGGCCGAGAGCGCAAAGCGTTCGAAACGCGTGACTTTTCGGCCTGGATCCGGCTCTCGGGTGAGTTTCACACGGAGCTGGCGTCGCTCACCGGCAACACGGTGCTGTGTAACTGCCTGAACGGACTGGTTGCACGCTCGACCTTGATTTCGGCTTTGTACGAGTCGCTCGGCCGCAGTCCGTGCTCGTTCGAAGACCACGAAGCGATTCTCGCCGCGCTCGACGCCGGCGATGCGAAGGAGGCAGCGGCCCTGATGTCGCGCCACTTGCAAAGCGTCGAACTGAAGATGCTCGACAGGCCGGCACGCGGCGCAGCGGATCTGCACGAAGTGTTTGGCGCAAGGCCGGTAAAAACCGCGTCGTCCTGA
- a CDS encoding HAD family hydrolase: MALKAVFFDVGETLVDETRDWGEWADYLGVTRLTLFAALGAVINRGQHHREVFQLIRPGCDFATLKAQRQAEGRAYALQAVDLYPDAVPCLRELQARGMRVGIAGNQPAAIEDALASLGVPADIVASSQTWGVEKPSQAFFDKIIEAAEGMASHEIAYVGDRLDNDVIPAARAGMVGIFLRRGPWAVIQSSAQADLNIGHTISSLSELPDLLARLQEHVP, translated from the coding sequence ATGGCACTGAAAGCAGTCTTTTTCGATGTCGGCGAGACCTTGGTCGACGAGACCCGCGATTGGGGCGAATGGGCCGACTACCTTGGCGTCACCCGTCTGACATTGTTCGCGGCCTTGGGCGCCGTGATCAATCGCGGACAGCATCACCGCGAGGTCTTTCAACTGATTCGTCCGGGCTGCGATTTCGCCACGCTGAAAGCGCAGCGTCAGGCAGAGGGACGAGCCTACGCACTTCAGGCGGTTGATCTGTATCCAGACGCCGTGCCTTGTCTAAGAGAGCTGCAGGCTCGGGGGATGCGAGTGGGCATTGCGGGGAATCAGCCGGCTGCCATCGAAGACGCGCTAGCTTCGCTTGGTGTGCCTGCCGATATCGTGGCATCGTCGCAGACGTGGGGCGTCGAGAAGCCGTCACAAGCGTTTTTCGACAAAATCATCGAGGCGGCCGAAGGCATGGCATCGCACGAAATCGCCTACGTCGGCGACCGGTTGGACAACGACGTCATTCCCGCGGCACGCGCCGGGATGGTAGGTATCTTCCTGCGGCGCGGACCGTGGGCGGTGATTCAATCGTCCGCGCAGGCTGACCTCAACATCGGGCACACCATTTCCAGCTTGAGCGAATTGCCGGACCTGCTCGCGCGGCTCCAGGAGCATGTGCCCTGA
- a CDS encoding DnaJ family domain-containing protein encodes MRLLDALVEQRIAAAAARGELNDLPGTGVAPGLGDDAQVPQEVHAANRILKNAGFAPPAVEQLRALSDLQDELNAVSDRATRCRLHARMLALHMALESLRGGPLVLPREYCRRIAERLSERAAGDAAGALSGEPGPQ; translated from the coding sequence ATGAGATTGCTTGATGCGTTAGTTGAACAGCGTATAGCCGCCGCGGCAGCACGCGGTGAGCTCAACGATTTGCCGGGAACGGGCGTCGCGCCTGGCCTTGGGGACGATGCTCAGGTTCCTCAGGAAGTGCACGCGGCGAATCGCATCCTGAAAAATGCGGGCTTCGCGCCGCCGGCCGTCGAACAGCTGCGGGCGCTGAGCGATCTGCAGGACGAACTGAATGCGGTCAGCGACCGCGCCACCCGTTGTCGTCTTCACGCGCGCATGCTGGCGCTGCATATGGCGCTCGAATCGCTGCGCGGTGGTCCGCTGGTTCTGCCGCGCGAATATTGCCGGCGGATTGCCGAACGCCTCTCCGAGCGAGCGGCGGGTGATGCGGCCGGTGCACTCTCCGGCGAGCCGGGGCCGCAGTGA
- the ldcA gene encoding muramoyltetrapeptide carboxypeptidase gives MIAHRTFELVAPSGYPHDPDAIHRALHRLHAEGHRVEGVSATERRYQRFAGTDGERAAELNRLADPSRKLPDIVLAVRGGYGAVRILHGLDYDGLQRRLTDQPVALVGHSDFTAIQMALLARAGLKTFGGPMLMGDFGAPDLSEFTMQHFWAALTRPNFTITSTVPQAQTVDVSGMLWGGNLAVLASLVGTPYMPPVDGGILFVEDVNEQPFRLERTLYQLHLAGILERQQALVIGDFSGGKPFEYDNGYDLNTMIEHVRSVIGIPVITGLEFGHIPNLVTLPVGADAHLVSDPHGFTMTVSEYPHLS, from the coding sequence ATGATCGCCCATCGCACTTTCGAACTGGTCGCGCCATCAGGCTATCCACATGATCCCGACGCGATTCACCGCGCTCTGCACCGGTTGCATGCAGAGGGACATCGTGTGGAGGGCGTCAGTGCTACGGAGCGCCGTTATCAGCGTTTTGCCGGCACCGACGGCGAGCGCGCGGCCGAGTTGAACCGTTTGGCCGACCCGTCGCGCAAGCTGCCGGACATCGTGCTGGCAGTGCGCGGCGGCTATGGTGCGGTGCGTATCCTGCACGGCCTTGATTACGATGGCTTGCAGCGGCGGCTCACCGATCAGCCGGTGGCGTTGGTAGGACACAGCGATTTCACGGCCATACAGATGGCGCTGCTGGCGCGCGCCGGGCTGAAAACGTTCGGCGGTCCGATGCTGATGGGTGATTTCGGCGCGCCGGACCTGAGCGAATTCACCATGCAGCACTTCTGGGCGGCGCTGACCAGGCCGAACTTCACGATAACGAGCACCGTGCCTCAAGCGCAGACGGTCGACGTCAGCGGGATGCTGTGGGGCGGCAATCTGGCGGTGTTGGCCTCGCTGGTCGGCACGCCCTATATGCCGCCGGTGGACGGTGGCATCCTGTTCGTCGAGGACGTCAACGAACAGCCGTTCCGGCTCGAGCGCACGCTTTATCAACTGCATCTGGCCGGGATTCTCGAACGGCAACAGGCCCTTGTGATTGGCGATTTCTCGGGCGGCAAGCCGTTCGAATACGACAACGGCTACGATCTGAATACGATGATCGAGCATGTGCGCTCGGTGATCGGCATTCCGGTGATCACCGGCCTGGAGTTCGGCCATATCCCTAACCTGGTGACGCTGCCGGTCGGCGCGGATGCGCACCTTGTCTCAGATCCGCACGGCTTTACGATGACGGTGTCGGAGTACCCTCATCTGAGCTGA
- a CDS encoding nitrilase-related carbon-nitrogen hydrolase, translating into MSSSSSPMLRVASIPLRSRRGEPAQNVARIAAWLALAARDKVDLAVFPEACLVGYGSLAKLHRDELEALAEPLDGPMMGSVADAVERTGVAAGVGFIERSQDGRLFNSYAVCLPGGVRHCHRKLHAYEHRRIVSGDRFTVFDTAWGVRVGVLIGGDAYLIENVRMTALMGATLLVAPHRSYSAQRGGGRVLQPVSAEQWRHRGAQAGAARAAGSAIGDRTASATITDDVAGEAGMRARRDAEDWLRAWLPARAADNGIFAVFCDGLELGNNEFTPGAGMIVDPCGRILTESVCVSDACINDTSAEGIIVAANVDPGLIATSAGQQWLRARRPDLYASLGRTDRDTTVFESRGMTSRGSIAVSFAQVSRR; encoded by the coding sequence ATGTCATCCTCGTCTAGTCCCATGCTGCGCGTTGCATCGATTCCATTGCGGTCCCGTCGCGGAGAGCCTGCGCAGAACGTCGCGCGGATCGCTGCGTGGCTGGCGCTTGCGGCTCGTGACAAGGTTGACCTCGCCGTGTTTCCGGAGGCCTGTCTTGTGGGCTATGGCAGCCTCGCGAAGTTGCATCGCGATGAACTCGAAGCACTCGCTGAACCGCTCGACGGGCCAATGATGGGCTCAGTGGCAGATGCCGTCGAGCGCACAGGGGTGGCTGCTGGCGTGGGCTTCATCGAGCGCTCACAGGATGGCCGTCTGTTCAATAGTTATGCGGTGTGCCTGCCCGGTGGCGTCCGTCATTGCCACCGTAAGCTGCATGCATACGAACATCGACGCATTGTGAGCGGAGATCGTTTCACCGTCTTCGATACGGCGTGGGGTGTTCGCGTCGGAGTCCTGATTGGTGGCGATGCTTATCTGATCGAGAACGTGCGCATGACCGCACTGATGGGCGCTACGCTGCTCGTTGCTCCACACCGGAGTTACTCAGCGCAGCGCGGAGGGGGACGCGTCCTGCAGCCTGTGTCGGCGGAACAATGGCGGCATCGCGGGGCGCAGGCGGGTGCAGCGAGGGCCGCGGGCAGCGCGATTGGTGATCGGACCGCAAGCGCTACGATTACTGATGACGTTGCAGGTGAGGCAGGTATGCGGGCACGGCGCGACGCGGAGGATTGGTTACGTGCGTGGCTGCCCGCGCGGGCAGCGGATAACGGCATCTTCGCCGTCTTCTGCGATGGGCTTGAGCTTGGTAACAACGAGTTCACGCCCGGAGCTGGGATGATCGTCGATCCCTGCGGCCGCATTCTGACCGAGAGCGTCTGCGTAAGCGACGCCTGCATTAACGACACCTCGGCGGAGGGCATCATCGTCGCGGCTAACGTTGATCCAGGCCTGATTGCCACGAGCGCAGGGCAGCAATGGCTACGGGCGCGCCGGCCAGATCTTTATGCGTCTTTGGGGCGAACGGATCGTGACACAACCGTTTTCGAATCGCGCGGAATGACCTCACGTGGCTCAATTGCGGTGAGCTTTGCACAGGTAAGCCGTCGGTAA
- the tadA gene encoding tRNA adenosine(34) deaminase TadA, with product MSGPLSNTAALAGSAASSDAPEPVASATSTPAAHDDSTSARGAFLEPGRAPTAHELPVAPVSFPQRDLHFMKLAQAAAEEARAAGEVPVGAVLVRGDEVIAKGFNHPIGAHDPSAHAEMVALRAAAQALENYRLPGCELYVTLEPCLMCAGAIMHARIARVVFGARDPKTGACGSVVDAFANPQLNHHTTVVGGALEDECAAALKSFFADRRRALREAREARAALDAARIEPPPAESL from the coding sequence GTGAGCGGGCCGCTCTCGAACACTGCAGCGCTTGCGGGTTCGGCGGCCTCATCCGATGCGCCCGAACCTGTTGCCAGCGCAACGTCTACACCTGCCGCGCACGATGATTCAACGAGTGCCCGCGGCGCATTCCTTGAGCCCGGCCGGGCGCCGACGGCTCACGAACTCCCGGTTGCTCCCGTCTCTTTCCCGCAACGCGATCTGCATTTCATGAAGTTGGCGCAAGCTGCCGCTGAAGAAGCGCGTGCGGCCGGAGAAGTGCCGGTCGGCGCGGTGCTGGTGCGTGGCGACGAGGTCATTGCGAAGGGTTTCAATCATCCGATCGGTGCGCACGATCCATCCGCTCACGCCGAGATGGTGGCGCTGCGCGCTGCCGCGCAGGCGCTCGAGAATTACCGTTTGCCTGGCTGCGAGCTCTACGTGACGCTCGAGCCTTGCCTGATGTGTGCCGGTGCGATCATGCACGCGCGGATTGCCCGCGTGGTGTTCGGCGCCCGCGATCCGAAGACGGGCGCTTGTGGCAGCGTGGTCGATGCGTTTGCCAATCCGCAGCTCAATCATCACACGACCGTGGTGGGTGGCGCGCTGGAAGACGAATGCGCCGCCGCGCTCAAGTCCTTCTTTGCCGACCGGCGTCGCGCTTTGCGGGAAGCCCGCGAGGCTCGCGCCGCTCTCGACGCCGCGAGAATCGAACCGCCGCCTGCCGAATCGCTCTAA